In one Spirosoma rigui genomic region, the following are encoded:
- a CDS encoding RagB/SusD family nutrient uptake outer membrane protein gives MKNKLILWTLAGALALTGCDRNLTIVNPNQVTTESFWKTDADALVGVNAVYSTTHRGGISRWMPFYYIIRSDEGRSQSPATDIVNNMDQFLIIDYNYGNAYAVWNDNYIGVNRANQVIDNVPAIPMDANLKQRYLGEAKFLRAMYYYHLVTLFGNVPLVLKTPVVGDKPGSATIAQVWAQIETDLTEAAAALPTTYPAADLGRATKGAAYALLARAYLQQKKYTEALTPLQWLADGDGKSIYALVPNYRDNFLISTENNKESVFEWQFQINPAENTDDDSQTPNQNYGTSLAQFFGPSGIGWSDGEAQRWPTREFNERTTTGARDPRLEASFLFDSTDVRGPAFTQIYGQTFLQRYGADNKRVWFRKFQNDHWKNEEGYRSPNNWRYIRYADVLLMYAEALNATGKTTQAYAYVDQVRQRAGLAKLSVAKPGLTQAQFLDQLKHERVTELSGEGWRWNDLARWGDLGPQLANRDPAFSTFVRGKSELLPIPQLDRDLNPNLVQNPNY, from the coding sequence ATGAAAAATAAACTCATTCTGTGGACACTGGCCGGCGCTCTGGCGCTGACCGGATGCGACCGGAACCTGACCATCGTAAATCCCAACCAGGTGACAACAGAGTCATTCTGGAAAACCGATGCCGACGCGCTGGTGGGCGTCAACGCCGTGTACAGCACCACCCACCGGGGGGGCATATCACGCTGGATGCCTTTTTATTACATTATCCGTTCTGATGAAGGCCGCAGCCAGAGCCCGGCAACGGATATTGTCAATAACATGGATCAGTTTCTGATCATCGACTATAACTACGGCAATGCCTATGCCGTCTGGAATGACAACTACATCGGTGTTAACCGGGCCAATCAGGTGATCGACAATGTACCTGCTATCCCGATGGATGCTAACCTGAAGCAACGGTACCTGGGCGAAGCCAAATTTCTGCGGGCCATGTACTACTACCACCTGGTAACGCTCTTCGGTAATGTGCCACTGGTGCTGAAAACACCGGTCGTCGGCGACAAGCCCGGCTCGGCCACCATTGCCCAGGTGTGGGCCCAGATTGAAACCGACCTGACCGAAGCAGCTGCCGCCCTGCCAACGACCTACCCCGCTGCCGATCTGGGCCGCGCGACCAAAGGGGCGGCTTATGCACTCCTGGCCCGGGCTTACCTGCAGCAAAAGAAATATACCGAAGCCCTGACCCCCTTGCAATGGCTGGCCGACGGCGACGGAAAAAGCATCTACGCGCTGGTGCCCAACTACCGCGACAATTTCCTGATCTCGACGGAGAACAACAAAGAGTCGGTCTTTGAGTGGCAGTTTCAGATCAACCCCGCTGAGAACACCGATGACGACAGCCAGACGCCGAACCAGAACTACGGTACATCGCTGGCGCAGTTTTTCGGGCCCAGCGGCATTGGCTGGTCGGACGGCGAAGCCCAGCGGTGGCCTACCCGCGAGTTCAACGAACGCACCACCACGGGCGCCCGCGATCCACGGCTGGAAGCGTCGTTCCTCTTCGACTCTACCGACGTTCGGGGACCGGCGTTTACGCAGATTTACGGCCAGACGTTTTTACAGCGGTACGGTGCCGATAACAAACGGGTGTGGTTCCGTAAATTTCAGAATGATCACTGGAAGAATGAAGAAGGGTACCGCTCGCCCAACAACTGGCGCTATATCCGGTATGCTGATGTCCTGCTGATGTATGCCGAAGCCCTCAACGCCACGGGTAAAACAACGCAGGCCTACGCCTATGTCGATCAGGTGCGACAACGGGCAGGTCTAGCCAAACTATCGGTTGCGAAGCCGGGACTGACGCAGGCCCAGTTTCTGGATCAGCTCAAACATGAGCGGGTAACGGAGCTATCGGGCGAAGGCTGGCGCTGGAATGACCTGGCCCGCTGGGGCGACCTGGGACCGCAACTGGCCAATCGCGATCCGGCGTTTTCTACCTTCGTACGGGGTAAAAGTGAACTGCTGCCCATTCCCCAGCTCGACCGCGATCTGAACCCAAACCTGGTTCAAAACCCAAATTATTGA
- a CDS encoding NAD(P)/FAD-dependent oxidoreductase, translating to MNPNIPQTDRKRVVIVGAGFGGLQLARKLSARKEFQVVLINRHNYHEFQPLYYQVATAGLEANSILFPLRAVFGNCKNVHIRVTSVTGVRPADKTVDTELGPVPYDYLVIATGADTNFFNQQNIIEKALPMKSISEAIALRNRMLQNFEDALSVETLDEREGLMDVVVVGGGPTGVELCGTLAEMRKTVLPRDYPELDFGMMDISLIESGGELLGPMSVQSQTHSLEYLQKLGVNVRLNTRVKDFDGRIVTMVDGSTIRSNNVIWAAGVKANPLAGLPPDVLGRGGRILVNRFSQVQGFTDVFAIGDVALMAEEKWPNGHPQIAQPAIQQGKLLAKNLLHWVRNEPPVAFTYRDLGTMATIGRGLAVVDLPFFKFQGFFAWLTWLFVHLMAIVGVKNRLAIFLNWMFNYLTYNNSLRLIIRQKMPRGNLDAMQEKLSDQMEVAKT from the coding sequence ATGAACCCAAACATACCCCAGACGGACAGAAAGCGCGTCGTGATTGTTGGTGCCGGATTTGGCGGTTTGCAGCTGGCCCGCAAACTATCAGCCCGGAAAGAATTTCAGGTGGTGCTCATTAACCGGCACAACTACCACGAATTTCAGCCACTCTACTACCAGGTTGCTACGGCGGGCCTCGAAGCAAATTCCATTCTGTTTCCGTTACGGGCGGTGTTTGGTAACTGTAAGAACGTTCATATCCGGGTTACGAGCGTAACGGGTGTCCGGCCCGCCGACAAAACTGTCGATACCGAGCTGGGTCCCGTACCCTACGATTACCTCGTTATTGCTACCGGTGCCGACACTAATTTTTTCAACCAGCAGAATATCATTGAGAAGGCGCTGCCGATGAAGTCCATTTCGGAAGCCATCGCGCTGCGCAACCGGATGCTCCAGAACTTCGAGGACGCCCTGAGCGTGGAAACGCTCGACGAGCGGGAAGGGCTGATGGATGTTGTGGTAGTAGGTGGAGGACCAACGGGTGTTGAACTCTGCGGCACGCTGGCCGAAATGCGCAAGACGGTGCTGCCCCGCGATTACCCCGAACTGGATTTCGGGATGATGGATATTTCGCTGATCGAGTCAGGGGGCGAACTGCTGGGACCCATGTCGGTTCAGTCGCAGACCCACTCGCTCGAATATCTGCAAAAGCTAGGTGTTAATGTCCGGCTCAACACCCGCGTAAAAGACTTCGACGGGCGTATCGTCACCATGGTCGACGGGTCTACGATCCGGAGCAATAACGTTATCTGGGCGGCTGGCGTGAAAGCCAACCCGCTGGCAGGTCTTCCTCCCGACGTGCTGGGTCGGGGTGGGCGCATCCTGGTCAACCGCTTCAGCCAGGTGCAGGGCTTTACGGATGTATTCGCTATTGGCGACGTAGCGCTTATGGCCGAAGAAAAATGGCCCAACGGGCATCCGCAGATTGCGCAGCCCGCCATTCAGCAGGGTAAGTTGCTGGCCAAGAATCTGTTACACTGGGTACGCAACGAGCCACCGGTGGCGTTTACGTACCGTGATTTAGGGACAATGGCTACCATTGGGCGCGGACTGGCCGTGGTCGACTTGCCCTTTTTTAAGTTCCAGGGATTTTTCGCGTGGCTGACGTGGTTGTTTGTTCATCTGATGGCAATCGTCGGCGTGAAAAACCGTCTGGCCATTTTTCTGAACTGGATGTTCAATTACCTCACGTATAACAACTCGCTACGTCTGATTATACGCCAGAAAATGCCGAGGGGTAACCTGGATGCTATGCAGGAGAAACTCTCTGATCAAATGGAGGTTGCTAAAACATAG
- a CDS encoding sterol desaturase family protein, with protein sequence MESTTEKLQTMAGHGKTRPKNSGTKQLFNNPILEALSRTHIMVPISMWLVLSVFLGWYAFTYTDMGTSMITTLFLVGLLVFSLFEYVLHRYLYHLAPTTPKRAKIQYTFHGIHHEYPKDKTRLAMPPALAIFVAGAFFGLFFLLMGEAAYAFFPGFLVGYSGYLAVHFIVHAYAPPKNFFKQLWINHSVHHYKNPESNYGVSSPFWDYVFKSFQK encoded by the coding sequence ATGGAATCAACTACCGAAAAACTGCAAACAATGGCTGGTCACGGTAAGACCAGGCCTAAAAATAGCGGTACTAAACAACTTTTTAACAACCCAATTCTAGAGGCTCTTTCGCGTACCCACATCATGGTTCCCATCTCGATGTGGCTGGTCTTATCCGTGTTTCTGGGCTGGTATGCCTTCACGTATACAGACATGGGTACGTCCATGATTACCACCCTGTTTTTGGTTGGTTTGCTCGTGTTCTCGCTGTTTGAATACGTGCTGCACCGCTACCTGTACCACCTGGCACCGACTACCCCCAAGCGGGCCAAGATTCAGTATACCTTTCATGGTATTCACCACGAGTACCCGAAAGACAAGACCCGCCTTGCCATGCCACCGGCCCTGGCCATTTTCGTGGCGGGTGCGTTCTTTGGCCTGTTCTTCCTGCTGATGGGCGAAGCCGCCTACGCGTTCTTCCCCGGCTTTCTGGTAGGGTACTCGGGATACCTGGCGGTGCACTTCATCGTTCACGCCTACGCGCCACCCAAGAACTTCTTTAAGCAGTTGTGGATCAACCACAGTGTTCACCACTACAAGAATCCGGAAAGCAACTACGGCGTTTCGTCACCGTTCTGGGATTACGTATTCAAGTCGTTCCAAAAGTAG
- a CDS encoding glycoside hydrolase family 43 protein, translating to MKNYLFVLLALVITYGCKSGNPATPTPSPPVTAVDTAGKFQNPVLPVGPDPWVVSRNGSYYVMHTTGNNLRIYKTAAMSRLNAARPVTVWTPPATGPNSRDIWAPELHNIDGKWYLYYAADNNGVDATHRMFVLENASADPTTGTWIDRGQLNLPDNKWAIDGTVLQLNGKLYYAWSGWENDLGGSQNLYICKLTNPYTAEGPRVRLSAPTYDWEKQGFGVNEGPEFLVRNNRVFIIYSASFCGTDQYALGQLAADTTANLTDPVAWTKSATPVFGPYATSGTYGVGHNGFFTTPDGTENWLIYHANAAPGQGCGDFRSIRMQPFTWKADGSPDFGTPASLTTLLKRPSGE from the coding sequence ATGAAAAACTACCTCTTTGTACTCCTCGCGCTGGTCATTACCTACGGCTGCAAGTCGGGAAACCCGGCCACGCCAACGCCTTCGCCCCCCGTCACGGCCGTGGATACCGCCGGTAAGTTTCAGAACCCTGTTCTGCCGGTTGGTCCCGATCCGTGGGTAGTGTCCAGAAATGGGTCTTACTATGTCATGCACACCACCGGCAATAACCTGCGTATCTACAAGACTGCAGCCATGAGCCGACTGAACGCTGCCCGTCCGGTAACGGTCTGGACCCCACCCGCTACCGGCCCCAACTCCCGCGACATCTGGGCCCCTGAACTGCACAATATTGACGGAAAGTGGTACCTGTACTACGCGGCCGATAACAACGGTGTCGACGCCACGCACCGGATGTTTGTTCTCGAAAATGCGTCGGCCGACCCAACAACAGGAACCTGGATAGACAGGGGCCAACTGAACCTGCCCGACAACAAATGGGCCATCGACGGCACAGTGCTACAGCTCAATGGCAAGCTGTACTACGCCTGGTCGGGCTGGGAAAACGACCTGGGGGGCTCTCAGAACCTTTATATCTGCAAACTAACGAACCCTTACACCGCCGAGGGTCCCCGCGTCAGATTGTCGGCTCCGACTTATGACTGGGAGAAACAAGGGTTTGGCGTGAATGAAGGACCAGAGTTCCTGGTTCGTAACAACCGGGTATTCATCATCTACTCGGCCAGCTTCTGCGGAACCGACCAATATGCACTCGGTCAGCTGGCCGCCGATACGACGGCGAACCTGACTGATCCGGTCGCCTGGACCAAATCGGCCACGCCCGTGTTTGGCCCTTACGCTACCAGCGGCACGTACGGCGTTGGGCATAACGGCTTTTTCACCACACCGGACGGAACCGAGAACTGGCTGATCTACCACGCCAACGCAGCACCGGGTCAGGGTTGTGGCGACTTCCGCTCGATTCGAATGCAGCCCTTTACCTGGAAAGCCGACGGCTCGCCTGATTTTGGCACACCAGCCTCCCTGACCACGTTGTTGAAGCGGCCATCCGGCGAGTAG
- a CDS encoding SusC/RagA family TonB-linked outer membrane protein, which produces MKNTYITLSMLLVGTGVYIRPQPAMAQLLTRAQSRYESTAYRQQANPDNRQRSRSLKKALADVSKQFSVNFAYDEQLLAGRQTDVNIDGLSLEQALSQLIDAQGLRYRKVNDNLIVIQAVPAKNTPASSPSSGASASLLNEPTVPSTVEAPQARRISGQITDETGQGLPGANVIEKGTSTGTTTDASGNFVLNVSDAATTLTISSVGYVSQEVTIGDRTTITLQLVPDNRTLDEIVVIGYQSVRKKDLTGATDVINPTQSNKVTANSLAESIQGLSPGVTVRGTGVPGQQASIQIRGVASFLNTDPLYIIDGMIADANPTINNDDIESIQVLKDASAAAIYGSRAANGVVIITTKQGKEGPVRISFSAKYGAQQMYKRWNVMDAPEFAALQRQQYQNAGQPAPASVATGTFNPNINTNWQDQTLRTGSLQDYNLTLSGGTKSGTYLVSGSYFNNTGYVIGSNFDRASLRVNTRSQFGRFTFGENALLTNSNIQNPPVGINPIYDMATMLPVIPVQDPRYVSATNPGGYGIGTYPDATTYAFNPVAARELSTNKSNYAKLVGNAFLDVKLADWLTYRFNAGLEVSFDYTQNLRKIGVYQYNAAVVPSSVSEDRSRYYSLLFEHTVNFNKTFGAHSLNGVLGISQQDARRDGTSGSRTNLATSGGQYFTTIDAATGVSNSAGGTPTNYRILGYLGRLNYAYNDKYLLTLTGRVDQDSRFGTNFRTGFFPSVAAAWRISQEPFFHVDWISDLKINASYGKLGIVVPTLGSFPYTAFINNNPRAIFGVDQTAYVGAYQAQLANPDLRWEQRLSQNYGVTASFLNNRISTEINVYNSLSSDAILNLAVPGYLGNLQGNPYVNTASIRNQGIEFSATYRNNQNAFKWDVSGNFTTIRNRIENVGNQGQNVNYIVSGNTRSQVGNPVGQWYVLKTNGIFQSQEEINNYKSSDGKLIQPNAKPGDIRYVDTNGDGVIDVNNDRQFVSSPWPKLQTGAQFNGSYKQFSLNVQLLGVFGYTVYNDVRRSLDSYQLTNFRRDVSPWSPTNTNTTDPRIGLEAGDQGIISNNLGASDRWLENASYVRVRNVELGYTLPKALLNRLSVRSARVYISGQNLFTITPYSGLDPDVTGAGIQERGVDNGHWPSPRVVSVGVNCEF; this is translated from the coding sequence ATGAAAAACACGTATATAACCCTTTCTATGCTGCTGGTAGGAACAGGGGTCTACATACGGCCCCAGCCCGCCATGGCCCAGCTGCTGACCCGCGCCCAGAGCCGGTATGAGAGCACCGCCTATCGGCAGCAGGCCAATCCGGACAACCGGCAGCGGTCACGCTCGCTGAAGAAAGCCCTTGCCGATGTGAGCAAACAGTTCAGCGTCAACTTCGCCTACGATGAACAACTTCTGGCCGGTCGCCAGACCGATGTCAATATCGACGGTCTGTCGCTTGAGCAGGCCCTCAGCCAGTTAATCGATGCCCAGGGGTTGCGGTATCGGAAGGTCAACGACAACCTGATCGTGATTCAGGCTGTTCCCGCCAAAAATACGCCGGCCAGCAGTCCGTCGTCCGGTGCGTCGGCCAGTTTGCTCAACGAACCCACCGTCCCGTCAACGGTCGAAGCGCCCCAGGCCCGGCGTATCAGCGGACAGATCACGGATGAAACAGGGCAAGGACTACCCGGTGCGAACGTCATCGAAAAAGGAACCAGCACCGGCACTACGACCGATGCCAGCGGCAACTTCGTACTCAACGTGAGCGATGCGGCTACTACCCTGACAATTTCGAGTGTCGGATACGTTAGCCAGGAGGTTACCATCGGCGACCGGACGACCATTACCCTGCAACTGGTACCTGACAACCGGACGCTCGACGAAATCGTCGTCATTGGCTACCAGAGTGTCCGTAAGAAAGACCTGACCGGTGCCACGGATGTTATTAATCCTACGCAATCCAACAAGGTCACGGCAAACTCACTCGCCGAATCTATTCAGGGTCTTTCGCCCGGCGTTACCGTTCGCGGCACCGGGGTGCCCGGCCAGCAGGCATCAATCCAGATACGCGGGGTAGCCAGCTTTCTCAATACCGACCCGCTCTACATCATCGACGGCATGATTGCCGACGCGAACCCGACCATCAACAACGATGACATCGAGTCGATCCAGGTCCTGAAAGATGCCTCCGCAGCGGCTATTTATGGGTCCAGGGCCGCCAACGGGGTCGTTATCATTACCACCAAGCAGGGGAAAGAGGGGCCCGTAAGGATTTCTTTTTCGGCCAAGTACGGCGCCCAGCAGATGTATAAACGCTGGAACGTGATGGACGCCCCTGAATTTGCTGCCCTGCAACGCCAGCAATACCAAAACGCCGGACAACCCGCTCCCGCCAGTGTTGCCACGGGTACCTTCAACCCGAACATCAACACGAACTGGCAGGACCAGACCCTGCGGACGGGTAGTTTGCAGGATTATAACCTAACACTTTCCGGTGGTACAAAGAGCGGGACCTATCTGGTATCGGGCAGTTATTTTAACAACACGGGCTACGTCATTGGCAGCAACTTCGACCGGGCCAGCCTCCGCGTCAACACCCGCAGCCAGTTCGGGCGGTTTACGTTTGGCGAGAACGCTCTCCTGACCAACTCGAACATCCAGAATCCTCCCGTCGGGATAAACCCCATCTACGACATGGCAACGATGCTGCCCGTTATTCCGGTGCAGGACCCACGCTACGTCAGCGCCACCAATCCGGGTGGGTACGGTATTGGCACCTATCCGGATGCCACCACCTATGCGTTTAACCCGGTGGCGGCCCGCGAACTGTCGACCAACAAGAGCAATTACGCCAAGCTGGTGGGTAATGCCTTCCTGGATGTTAAGCTGGCCGACTGGCTGACGTACCGATTCAACGCGGGTCTGGAAGTAAGTTTCGATTACACCCAGAACCTGCGCAAAATTGGCGTGTACCAGTACAACGCAGCGGTGGTACCCAGTTCCGTGAGTGAAGACCGGTCGCGGTATTACAGTCTGTTGTTCGAGCATACCGTAAACTTCAACAAGACGTTTGGTGCCCATAGTCTCAACGGGGTGCTCGGGATCAGCCAGCAGGACGCCCGGCGCGATGGCACATCAGGCTCACGAACGAACCTCGCCACATCGGGCGGCCAGTATTTCACGACCATCGACGCGGCTACAGGCGTATCGAACTCGGCGGGTGGCACCCCAACGAACTACCGGATCCTGGGCTACCTAGGCCGGCTCAACTACGCCTACAATGACAAGTACCTGCTCACGCTGACCGGCCGGGTCGATCAGGATTCGCGATTCGGGACCAACTTCCGCACCGGCTTCTTTCCATCGGTGGCGGCAGCGTGGCGCATCAGTCAGGAACCGTTTTTCCACGTCGACTGGATCTCCGACCTGAAAATAAACGCGTCTTACGGTAAGCTTGGCATTGTGGTGCCCACGCTGGGTTCATTCCCCTATACGGCCTTCATCAACAACAACCCGCGCGCCATCTTCGGCGTCGACCAGACCGCCTATGTCGGTGCCTATCAGGCGCAGCTGGCCAACCCCGACCTGCGCTGGGAGCAGCGGCTGTCTCAAAACTACGGCGTCACGGCAAGCTTCCTGAACAACCGCATTTCTACCGAGATCAACGTCTACAACTCGCTATCGTCGGATGCCATCCTGAACCTGGCCGTACCGGGGTATCTGGGTAATCTCCAGGGCAACCCGTATGTGAATACGGCGTCTATCCGAAACCAGGGGATCGAGTTCTCGGCTACGTATCGCAACAACCAGAACGCGTTCAAATGGGACGTATCCGGCAACTTCACGACGATCAGGAACCGCATCGAAAATGTTGGTAACCAGGGCCAGAATGTCAACTACATCGTCAGTGGCAATACGCGTTCGCAGGTGGGCAACCCCGTTGGTCAGTGGTACGTGCTGAAAACGAACGGTATCTTCCAGAGTCAGGAAGAAATCAACAACTACAAATCGAGCGACGGGAAGCTCATTCAGCCGAACGCCAAACCCGGCGATATCCGCTACGTCGACACCAACGGCGACGGCGTTATCGACGTCAACAACGACCGCCAGTTTGTTAGCTCGCCCTGGCCAAAACTACAGACAGGGGCGCAGTTCAACGGATCATACAAGCAGTTTAGCCTGAACGTGCAGTTGCTGGGCGTCTTTGGCTACACGGTCTACAATGACGTCCGGCGCAGCCTGGACAGCTACCAGCTCACCAACTTCCGCCGGGATGTTAGCCCCTGGTCGCCCACAAACACCAACACCACCGATCCACGGATTGGCCTCGAAGCGGGTGATCAGGGTATTATTTCCAACAACCTGGGCGCCAGCGACCGCTGGCTCGAAAACGCGTCTTATGTCCGGGTGCGGAACGTAGAACTAGGCTATACCCTGCCCAAAGCGCTGCTCAACCGCCTTTCCGTTCGTAGTGCGCGGGTGTACATCAGCGGGCAGAACCTGTTCACAATCACGCCGTACAGCGGGCTCGACCCCGACGTAACGGGCGCTGGTATTCAGGAGCGGGGCGTGGACAATGGCCACTGGCCGTCGCCCCGCGTCGTTTCCGTTGGTGTCAACTGCGAATTTTAA